A segment of the Catenulispora sp. EB89 genome:
TGACGCCGCGCGAGCGCGAGGTGCTGGCGCTCGTCGCCCGAGGCCTGGCCAACGCCGAGATCGGGCGCGAGCTGTTCATCAGCGAGGCCACGGTGAAGACCCACCTGGTCCGGGTCTTCGGCAAGCTCGGCGTGGACGACCGCACCGCCGCGGTGACGAAGGCGATGGCCCAGGGCCTGCTCTGATGGGGGTATGACCCCCGAGGAAGCCCGCACTGTTTTCCTGCGGCAGCCGCACGCGATCCTGGCCACCGCGGACGCTTCAGGCGTCCCTCACCTGGTCCCGGTAGTGTTCGCCGAGATCGGCGACGGCCTGGCGCTGGTGGTGGACCACAAGCCCAAGCGCAGCACGGATCTGAAGCGTTTGCGGAACATCGCGGCGAACCCACACGTCTCCTTATTGACGGAGCACTACGACGCCGACTGGGACGCCCTGTGGTGGGCCCGGGCCGACGGCACCGCGCGGGTCAGCCCGCTGACGCCCGACGTGCTCGCCGCGTTCCAGCGGAAGTACGCGCAGTACCGCGCGACGCCGCCGCAGGGGCCGGCGGTCGCGGTGGCCGTCGCGAGGTGGTCGGGGTGGTCAGCGTGGTCGGGGTGGTCAGCGCAGCAGCCGGAGCGGCCGTCGACGTGGCCGCGCCGGGGGGCTCGGGGGAAAGACTCTTGACGAGTGTGAGCAGGACCGCTAACCTGCCTTTTCGTTAGTAAACTTTCCTAATAGATGCCCACCGGCACCGGGAAGCGGGGAGGAGAATGCCGCCGTGGCCAATCCTGACACCACCCCCGGCACCCCCCGCCTGTTGCGGTCCATCAACGACCGGTCGGCCCTGGAGCTGCTCCTGGAGCACGGACCGCTCACCCGCACCCGGATCGGCGCGCTGACCGGACTGTCCAAGCCCACCGCCAGCCAGCTGGTCGACCGGCTGCTGACCGCCGACCTGATCGTCCCGGCCGGCACCGCCGCCGGCGGCCCCGGACCCAGCGCGCAGCTGTACGCGGTGAACCCCAGCGCCGGCCACGCCGGCGGGGTCGACGTCACCCACACCCGGGTCACCGCCGCCGTCGCCGATCTGGCCGGCGAGGTGGTCGGCGAGTTCGAGGTGCCGGTGGTCGGGCGCAGCGCGGCCGGCAGCGTGGAGCGCGTGCGCGACGCCCTGCACGGCGCCGCCGAGGCCGCCGGGATCGCCCCGGAGGCGGTGCGGCACGTGGTGATCGGCGTCCCCGGCGCCCCGCACCCGCAGACCGGGCAGCTCGGGTTCGCCCGCGACCTGCCGGGCTGGCACGGCGGCAACCTGAGCCGGCTGCGCGAGCTGCTGGGGGTGCGGGTCGAGGTGGAGAACGACGTCAACCTCGCCGCCATCGCCGAGCAGCACCTGGGCCAGGCCCGCGGCGCCGACGACTTCGTGGTGTTCTGGATGGGCAACGGCATCGGGCTGGCGATCGTGCAGGACGGCCGGTTCGTGCGCGGCGCGACCGGCGGCGCGGGCGAGATCGGCTACATGCCGGTCGCCCTGGATCCGCAGGACCCGCTGGCCCGCTCGGCCAAACCGGTGAAGAACACCTTCCAGAACATCGCCGGCCGCCCGGCCGTCCTGCTGCTGGCCCGCGACCACGGCATCCGCGTGGACGACCACGCCGAGGCCGTCCGGCGCGCGGTGGAGACCGGCAACACGGCGATGCTGACCACCCTGGCCCAGCGCACCGCGCGCGGGCTGGCCCCGGTCCTGGCCGTCCTGGACCCCTCGCTCG
Coding sequences within it:
- a CDS encoding TIGR03668 family PPOX class F420-dependent oxidoreductase codes for the protein MTPEEARTVFLRQPHAILATADASGVPHLVPVVFAEIGDGLALVVDHKPKRSTDLKRLRNIAANPHVSLLTEHYDADWDALWWARADGTARVSPLTPDVLAAFQRKYAQYRATPPQGPAVAVAVARWSGWSAWSGWSAQQPERPSTWPRRGARGKDS
- a CDS encoding ROK family protein, with the translated sequence MANPDTTPGTPRLLRSINDRSALELLLEHGPLTRTRIGALTGLSKPTASQLVDRLLTADLIVPAGTAAGGPGPSAQLYAVNPSAGHAGGVDVTHTRVTAAVADLAGEVVGEFEVPVVGRSAAGSVERVRDALHGAAEAAGIAPEAVRHVVIGVPGAPHPQTGQLGFARDLPGWHGGNLSRLRELLGVRVEVENDVNLAAIAEQHLGQARGADDFVVFWMGNGIGLAIVQDGRFVRGATGGAGEIGYMPVALDPQDPLARSAKPVKNTFQNIAGRPAVLLLARDHGIRVDDHAEAVRRAVETGNTAMLTTLAQRTARGLAPVLAVLDPSLVVLSGGTLRAGGDLLKDLITHELHAVAVPRPTLAVSTVEGNPVLAGAIHAALRTVREDLFNRGV